Proteins from a genomic interval of Brucella intermedia LMG 3301:
- a CDS encoding CHAT domain-containing protein, producing the protein MTIDLWSDPLRIYYFLIMGEDDWDDMSPFQGFGSSWPALHWAMRGLCTMPGDVSERASTPEQIAIQRIAGLRPLMWLPLTVSALESLSSAQLPPCCVMFSGDAAVAARVEAWQEKNSFKALHVTTIESKSSTAASDFNLDVLRDYCLGRLEQESEQLNEGQRELVAMAAVDWRWPDVVLESYDVKGHNVTIPNHMVLARLGYTLKEGAPFAAEVETDYTDAILDSALSVALIRRAIGDHDVFTLGAQAPGAILFEPALFRLGYRRLAGNTPGGAAFRRALGYFQQQKLLRPSVDRETGKFLRDTREGMIVAQIRSEELLTQTFGVGLFAAQTTSPVVRLSPGVNHVFSSLSAYARNIRADRYEARRKATRLFTDIQEQLRSAVGDERIDFISRTSGPIKIISDAPIEWMPINGLPLSFARDCSRIPVTPGNIMMGELVPVQPMSIPPDALRRVLVISSFEDDDPLKSVLSDALEANRSSWEKVVDLKQVRVATVEQFENALNEFDGQILIFDGHGAANASTPISTIVIGRQKLDVWSLRGRIRCPPIVILSACDTQGIDATSHATVGNGFIALGARTVLGTFLPVDGPRSAMFVARLMHRVAEFIPAAIKEYKRAVTWMEVVSGMLRMSLATEINIALVGVPGSAAYNELQKRANFEINGLDPRWFEKLVGRIATVRGIEIDVARTLVQKVVSRSDAIRYTQLGNPETIVLSDQSVLDRIMLARAKISE; encoded by the coding sequence ATGACAATCGATCTATGGTCCGATCCCCTGCGAATATATTACTTTCTGATAATGGGCGAGGATGATTGGGACGACATGTCCCCCTTTCAAGGCTTTGGGAGCAGCTGGCCAGCTCTACACTGGGCGATGCGTGGACTTTGCACAATGCCAGGCGATGTCAGCGAGCGTGCAAGCACTCCAGAGCAGATTGCAATCCAACGAATTGCCGGGTTGAGGCCACTGATGTGGCTACCCTTGACAGTGTCCGCCTTAGAAAGCCTGTCGTCAGCTCAGCTTCCGCCTTGTTGTGTGATGTTTTCGGGCGATGCTGCTGTGGCCGCGCGGGTTGAAGCATGGCAGGAAAAGAACAGCTTCAAAGCCCTACACGTCACCACCATTGAAAGTAAGAGCAGTACAGCCGCGAGCGATTTCAACCTCGATGTGCTAAGGGACTATTGCCTTGGGCGCCTTGAGCAGGAGAGTGAGCAGCTGAACGAGGGACAGCGAGAACTCGTCGCTATGGCGGCTGTCGACTGGCGATGGCCAGACGTCGTATTGGAGAGTTATGACGTCAAGGGTCACAACGTGACGATTCCAAACCACATGGTATTGGCTCGGCTAGGGTACACGCTGAAAGAAGGCGCACCCTTCGCAGCAGAAGTGGAGACGGATTACACCGATGCCATTCTAGATAGCGCGCTAAGCGTTGCGTTGATACGAAGAGCGATCGGGGATCACGATGTTTTTACTCTGGGCGCGCAAGCACCGGGCGCCATCCTTTTTGAACCGGCGCTCTTCCGCCTCGGATATCGACGCTTAGCAGGAAATACCCCGGGCGGAGCCGCTTTCCGTAGAGCGCTAGGATACTTCCAACAGCAGAAGCTGCTGCGCCCCTCCGTTGATCGCGAGACCGGGAAATTCCTAAGAGATACCAGAGAAGGTATGATTGTCGCGCAAATTAGGTCGGAGGAACTTCTAACCCAAACATTTGGAGTTGGCCTTTTTGCCGCGCAAACAACATCACCGGTTGTGAGACTATCGCCTGGTGTAAACCACGTGTTCTCATCACTTTCGGCTTACGCTAGGAACATCCGGGCCGATCGTTATGAAGCCCGCCGAAAAGCAACTCGGCTCTTTACCGACATTCAGGAGCAATTGCGTTCCGCGGTCGGAGATGAGAGAATCGATTTTATCTCTCGAACGAGTGGACCGATTAAGATCATTTCGGACGCACCGATCGAGTGGATGCCGATTAATGGCCTGCCCTTGTCATTCGCTCGTGATTGCTCAAGGATACCCGTTACCCCGGGGAACATTATGATGGGCGAGTTGGTTCCGGTGCAGCCAATGTCGATCCCACCAGACGCTCTTCGCAGGGTCCTGGTCATCAGTTCCTTTGAGGACGATGACCCTTTGAAAAGCGTGCTGTCCGACGCACTGGAAGCGAACCGATCGTCTTGGGAAAAGGTTGTTGATCTAAAACAGGTCCGCGTCGCGACCGTGGAGCAATTTGAGAACGCGCTAAATGAGTTCGATGGTCAGATCCTGATCTTTGACGGACACGGCGCCGCCAATGCCAGTACGCCAATTAGCACGATCGTGATCGGCCGCCAAAAGCTTGATGTCTGGAGTCTCAGAGGAAGGATCCGATGCCCGCCCATCGTAATCCTCAGCGCCTGCGATACCCAAGGGATCGATGCAACAAGCCACGCAACAGTCGGAAACGGCTTCATCGCGCTTGGTGCACGAACTGTCCTTGGAACATTTTTACCGGTCGACGGACCTCGTTCCGCGATGTTTGTTGCGCGGCTAATGCACCGAGTAGCTGAGTTCATTCCAGCCGCTATAAAAGAATATAAACGGGCCGTGACGTGGATGGAAGTCGTTTCAGGCATGCTTCGAATGTCACTAGCTACTGAAATCAACATCGCATTGGTGGGGGTTCCCGGCAGTGCCGCGTACAATGAACTCCAGAAAAGGGCAAATTTTGAGATAAACGGTCTTGATCCTCGTTGGTTTGAGAAGTTGGTGGGGAGGATTGCAACGGTGAGGGGAATTGAAATTGATGTCGCCCGAACGCTTGTCCAGAAGGTCGTCTCTAGATCAGATGCAATACGATACACTCAGCTCGGAAACCCTGAGACGATCGTCCTTAGCGACCAAAGCGTCCTAGACAGAATCATGCTCGCTCGTGCAAAAATCTCAGAATGA
- a CDS encoding AAA family ATPase — protein sequence MKFDYVEVCGFRGFRDKVRIDFGRGFTVITGRNGVGKSTLCDAVEFAITGLIEKYAVEKAAKESLADYLWWRGAGKPQAHYVTAAFIRDDGEPFTITRTREGGADRSPEEIQAALCCGPAPDDALRQLTRISIIRDEWIAALSLDLSETERFDLVRSALGALEGSEAAAKAREVVAAADAAHTLNEAAYETARTRLGERLTQQSEIQATLSRADDVSAALATVAAAAPEAPIDMAARLEAARGALVDGRARAARIADAVEAGQELLALQRTFNAPGAAAAREGAIAELETAREAKDLAMAAVEGAEALLAREEDADAVAASLAILVEHGERLGIHDEHCPLCAAERSSAEFAAGLDAARRRISSLASGVQEARRRLTAASDEAREAVATFTMANAQVAAHQDEERTLRTAEQTYVAFLERWRLDPRFLNDPGKLSAYLEAERDRLINLERALLVLDASQSVSRIASIEKNIEGLREEIDKLADAVSGSQAAVTSAREIERAVKRVSAEIIDERLAQISPLLNELYQRLRPHADWRTIDYSIRGDIKRFLSLKVGDGLNPQFVFSSGQRRAAGLAFLLSVYLARSWTSLHSLLLDDPVQHIDDFRALHLVEVLAALRLDHRQIICAVEDTALADLLCRRLVSTSGEPGRRYDIDLGPEGATSVLTAADIPPMPVGVLRSGLQVVGA from the coding sequence ATGAAGTTCGACTATGTTGAAGTCTGCGGCTTCAGGGGATTTCGAGACAAGGTCAGGATCGACTTCGGTAGGGGCTTCACCGTCATCACCGGCCGTAACGGCGTCGGAAAGAGCACCCTGTGTGATGCCGTCGAGTTCGCTATCACCGGCCTGATCGAGAAATACGCCGTCGAAAAGGCAGCCAAGGAGAGCCTCGCCGATTATCTCTGGTGGCGCGGCGCCGGCAAGCCGCAGGCTCATTACGTCACCGCCGCCTTCATCCGCGACGATGGAGAGCCATTCACGATCACGCGCACACGGGAAGGCGGCGCCGATCGGTCGCCGGAGGAAATCCAAGCAGCCTTGTGCTGCGGACCCGCACCCGACGACGCACTGCGCCAACTTACGCGCATTTCCATCATTCGCGACGAATGGATCGCCGCCCTCAGTCTTGACCTGTCCGAGACCGAGCGCTTCGACCTCGTCCGTTCGGCGCTTGGCGCGCTCGAAGGATCCGAGGCGGCGGCAAAGGCCAGGGAGGTCGTCGCGGCGGCCGACGCCGCTCACACCCTCAACGAAGCCGCCTATGAAACCGCGCGCACTAGATTAGGCGAACGCTTGACCCAACAGTCCGAGATACAGGCCACGCTCAGTCGCGCCGACGACGTCTCGGCCGCCCTCGCGACAGTGGCCGCCGCCGCACCGGAAGCACCGATAGACATGGCCGCTCGCCTCGAGGCCGCTCGCGGCGCGCTTGTGGATGGGCGGGCGCGAGCCGCCCGGATCGCAGATGCGGTCGAGGCTGGGCAAGAACTGCTTGCGCTCCAGAGGACGTTCAATGCACCCGGCGCGGCAGCGGCGCGTGAAGGCGCAATTGCCGAGCTCGAAACAGCGCGCGAGGCGAAAGACCTCGCTATGGCGGCGGTCGAAGGAGCCGAGGCGCTGCTGGCCCGAGAAGAGGATGCGGACGCAGTGGCGGCCTCGCTTGCCATTCTGGTCGAGCATGGCGAGCGCCTTGGCATCCATGACGAGCATTGCCCGCTTTGCGCCGCCGAGCGCTCCTCCGCCGAGTTCGCTGCCGGTCTGGACGCCGCGCGCCGGCGCATTTCGAGCCTCGCCTCCGGCGTTCAGGAAGCGCGCCGCAGATTGACTGCGGCCAGCGACGAGGCGCGCGAAGCGGTGGCGACCTTCACCATGGCGAACGCACAGGTTGCGGCCCACCAGGACGAGGAACGCACCTTACGTACCGCCGAGCAGACCTATGTGGCCTTCCTTGAGCGCTGGAGGCTCGACCCGCGCTTCCTCAATGACCCGGGGAAGCTCTCAGCTTATCTCGAAGCCGAACGCGACAGGCTGATCAACCTTGAACGCGCACTACTGGTCCTCGATGCGTCCCAATCGGTCTCCCGCATAGCCTCGATCGAGAAAAACATTGAAGGGCTGCGCGAAGAGATCGATAAGCTCGCCGACGCTGTCAGTGGGTCGCAAGCCGCTGTGACAAGCGCCCGCGAGATTGAGCGGGCGGTCAAACGGGTCAGCGCCGAGATTATCGACGAAAGGCTGGCTCAGATCAGCCCCTTGCTCAATGAACTCTATCAGCGTCTGAGGCCGCACGCCGACTGGCGGACGATCGATTACAGCATTCGCGGCGACATCAAACGCTTTCTCAGCCTGAAGGTGGGCGACGGACTGAACCCTCAGTTCGTGTTCAGCTCCGGCCAGCGGCGTGCGGCGGGACTGGCTTTCCTTCTGTCAGTTTACCTAGCACGCTCCTGGACCTCTTTGCACTCCCTCCTGCTCGATGATCCAGTCCAGCATATCGACGATTTCCGCGCGCTACATCTCGTCGAGGTACTTGCCGCGCTTCGCCTCGATCACCGCCAAATCATTTGTGCGGTCGAGGACACGGCACTGGCTGATCTGCTTTGTCGGCGGCTGGTCAGCACGAGCGGCGAGCCCGGTCGCAGATACGATATTGACCTAGGGCCCGAGGGCGCGACGAGCGTCCTGACGGCCGCAGATATCCCGCCCATGCCTGTCGGCGTCCTGCGGAGCGGCCTCCAGGTCGTTGGAGCTTGA
- a CDS encoding SIR2 family protein produces MAPPSSLPSAKTVAERCFDKYRLEVNPACDIGLRDNLEALAEHFVATNTLQSVFIEHLVPWPAFARPYNPGHAAIADFLLTRAAVAGISSNYDILIERRAWDYGAAFRGSLDGDEANVDATRQAPLLKFHGCAQRDPASTVWAPSQLDDPVISARIERSKIWMAANLRKKDLLVVGFWSDWEYLNAVIGCALADVQPLSVTVVDLSPTDALEAKAPQLWQIAHAENVQFEHVRESGADVLDELRRAFSINYLRQVLAAGQSVFEETTGSPCNPDWLDITAYDSETLYGLRRDAEGVPTLQPAMLIRPGNVEALGYFHLLLRQAGATQRPDGYDLHGRSIRVINGASAILGSLRTKFIEPPVAITSDIVVAVGATDLGLPSNVVRGGRSGDLIRPDAAGDWFDLNGARAELNI; encoded by the coding sequence ATGGCGCCGCCCAGCAGCCTTCCTTCGGCCAAGACCGTGGCGGAACGCTGCTTCGACAAGTACCGGCTCGAGGTCAATCCTGCGTGCGATATCGGGCTGCGTGACAATCTTGAAGCGCTAGCCGAGCATTTCGTGGCCACGAACACGCTCCAGTCCGTATTCATTGAGCATCTGGTTCCTTGGCCCGCCTTTGCGCGGCCGTACAATCCCGGTCATGCCGCCATCGCGGATTTTCTGCTCACGCGGGCAGCTGTGGCCGGCATATCCAGCAATTACGACATCCTCATAGAGCGCAGGGCTTGGGACTACGGCGCCGCCTTCCGTGGTTCCCTCGACGGCGACGAGGCCAACGTCGATGCGACACGTCAGGCGCCCCTTCTGAAGTTTCACGGCTGTGCGCAGCGCGATCCCGCCTCGACCGTCTGGGCCCCCTCCCAGCTTGACGATCCCGTCATTTCGGCCCGCATCGAGCGCAGCAAAATCTGGATGGCGGCCAATCTGCGCAAGAAGGACCTGCTGGTCGTCGGATTCTGGTCCGATTGGGAATATCTCAACGCCGTGATCGGCTGCGCGCTGGCCGACGTCCAGCCGCTTTCCGTCACCGTCGTCGATCTCTCGCCGACCGACGCGCTGGAAGCAAAAGCGCCGCAGCTCTGGCAGATCGCCCATGCTGAGAATGTTCAATTCGAACATGTCCGCGAGTCCGGCGCAGACGTCCTTGATGAACTGCGACGGGCGTTCTCCATAAACTACCTACGCCAGGTTCTCGCCGCCGGTCAATCCGTCTTCGAGGAGACAACCGGCAGTCCCTGCAACCCGGACTGGCTCGATATCACCGCATATGATAGCGAGACGCTTTACGGGCTGCGCAGGGATGCGGAAGGCGTCCCGACTCTGCAGCCGGCCATGCTCATCCGTCCCGGCAATGTCGAGGCTTTGGGATATTTCCACCTCCTGCTGCGCCAGGCCGGAGCGACCCAGCGCCCGGACGGCTACGACCTACACGGCCGCAGCATCCGGGTGATCAATGGTGCCTCAGCAATACTCGGCTCGCTGAGGACTAAGTTCATCGAACCACCAGTCGCCATCACGTCCGACATCGTCGTCGCCGTGGGCGCGACCGATCTCGGCCTGCCTAGCAATGTCGTCCGGGGCGGTAGAAGCGGCGACCTCATAAGACCTGATGCGGCGGGTGACTGGTTCGACCTCAACGGCGCACGAGCGGAGCTGAACATCTGA